The window CGCTGATCCTGCTGGCGCTCGGCGTACTGGCGCTGGCCGGGCTGTCCGCTGGCCGCCGCCGGCACCGCCGGAGCCGGTCGTGAACCGCCCGACGCTGGTCGGGCTGGTCGCCGCCGTGCTGCTTGCCGGCCCGGTGGCCGCCTGCGCCGACAGCGCCGCCAACCCCGGCGCGGCACCGGATCCGGCGACCTGCGGCCCGGTCACCGCCGTCGTCGGCGACGACGCGGTGACGCCGCTGGACCCGGCACCACAACCGGCGTTGCCGGTCACCGTCACCGACGCCGCCGGCGACCGGGTCACGGTGACCGACGCCGACCGCATCCTCGCGGTCAATCTGTACGGCTCCATCGCCGAGATCGTCTTCAGCCTCGGCCTCGGTGACCGGGTCGTCGGGCGGGACACCTCCACCGACTTCCCGGCCGCCGCCGACCTGCCGCTGGTCACCCCCGGCGGGCACGACCTGTCCACCGAGGCGGTCATGGCGCTGGACCCCAGCGTGGTGCTGCTCGACGACAGCATCGGCCCACCCGAGGTGCTCGACCAGCTCCGCGCCGCCGACATCCCGGTGGTACGGATCGGCGACGAGCAGAGCCTGGCCGCCGTACCGGTGCACATCCGTGAGGTGGCCGCCGCGCTCGGCGTCGCCGACGCCGGCGAGGCACTCGTCGCCCGGGTCGAGGGCGAGATCGCCACCGCCCGCGACGGCATCGCGGACGACGCCGAGCGGCCCCGGGTCGCCTTCCTCTACCTGCGCGGCACCGCCGGCGTCTACCTGATGGGCGGCAAGGGCGCCGGCTCGGACGCGATGATCGCCGCGGCCGGCGGCGAGGACGCCGGCACCGCCATCGGACTGGAACGGTTCCGGCCGCTGACCAGCGAGGGTCTG is drawn from Micromonospora sp. Llam0 and contains these coding sequences:
- a CDS encoding hemin ABC transporter substrate-binding protein → MNRPTLVGLVAAVLLAGPVAACADSAANPGAAPDPATCGPVTAVVGDDAVTPLDPAPQPALPVTVTDAAGDRVTVTDADRILAVNLYGSIAEIVFSLGLGDRVVGRDTSTDFPAAADLPLVTPGGHDLSTEAVMALDPSVVLLDDSIGPPEVLDQLRAADIPVVRIGDEQSLAAVPVHIREVAAALGVADAGEALVARVEGEIATARDGIADDAERPRVAFLYLRGTAGVYLMGGKGAGSDAMIAAAGGEDAGTAIGLERFRPLTSEGLINAAPDVILVMTKGLESVGGVDGLVAMPGVAQTPAGQQRRIIDMDDTVLLNFGTRTGKAIQALARAIHECR